The DNA sequence TGTGATAGTATCTGTATTTATTTTTGCAGCCTGCCTTTAAATTTTGGTATACATTTCGCTGCAATACAAAGTGTTTGAAAAATCTTAATTATGATGAAAGTACAAATGCAAACTATTAATCAAAAAATAGCTGTTGAATACTTAAAATTTTTCTATCCGCCACTTCGCAATGAAATCACACAGTTGTCTGTTCAGGACAATTTCGCTGGAATCATGCAGGCTACCGTGAATTATCTGAAGAAGCTTTTACAGGAATCTAAAATCAGTATTATTGCCCATCATCTTAAACTGATGGACTCAATCTATAAAAACGGGGATTCTTATGTAAGAACCATGATTGAAAACCTGTTTGTAAGATCTTTTGAAAGTTTCAAGAAACACGCAAAAATTCAACACTGGAAACTCCTTTATCAATATATGCCTGTAAGCTTCCAGATCATTTATAATGAACAGCAGAAGCAGGATATGATATATTTTGGAAAATAACATGTAAAACAAAAAGCAAAAAGACAAATAAATGAATTCGTCTTTTTGCTTTTTCTTTCTGTTACTGACAAATCACACCTTCTTCTATTTCACCTCATACGTGTAAAACTCCTATTTTTGCAAAAATAATAACAATGAAGTACCCTTTTTATGCAGCAATGATATGCCTATCGTTGATCTCATGTGGAAATAATGACAACACCATTGATGATCCGAAGCCAATTGATAAAGAAATGTATCAATTTGAATTCAAAAGCTATGCAGTAAAAGGAACCACTCTTTATACAGGATCATTTGGAAGTAAATCTAATCCTGATGAATCTTATCTGAGCAAATACTGGAGCATGTATAAGGAACCGGCCTGGAAGAAAATAGTTCTCGATCTGAAAAAAAAATCTATACAATTAATTGCCGGAAACTCAGCTGATATCACGTACACTATTAAAATCGTCAATGATTCGGTACTTGTTAATGATAACAGCGGTAAGCCGGATTATATAGGTGACTTTAATAAAGAGAATGCTACGTTTACTTTGAAAAGAACATTACAATATATGAAACGTGAATCCAGAAATAAGGGTGACGGATTGACTATTGTTCAGAATACCTCTTTCGGTACTTCTCAATATGAAAATATGTTTGGAAATCTTTTTACCACTCCATCCGATATGACAAAATCTGATGATCAGGTTTTATGGAGTAATATTGAATATTATTATAAGAAGTTTTAATCAGCCGATGATATAATAAAAATCCCTCCAATGAACTTATTGGAGGGATTTTTATATTTTAAAGGATTATTTCTTTACAAATACCTTTTCTATGATCTGTGATTCTTCTTTACTCAGTTTTGAGGATTTCTCCAGCTTAGCAATAAAAGCAGTTACTTCTTCCGGTGTGGCCGGTGATCCCAGGTTTTCTCCTTTTGCATCAAAAGAATCTGCCAGTACTTCTCCTTTTGGATTTAGAATCAGCCAGAAAGGAAGTCCGGCATTTTCCCCTTTATATTTATTCATCAGTTCCTGTCCGCCAGGGTTTTCAAGACTTTTTTTATCTCCTCTTTCCTGAACATCCACATAAGCAGTGACAAATCTTTTATCAAAAATAGGTTTAGCTTCAGGAAGATCCATGTTTTTTTCCATCATCTTGCACCATTTACACCATGAAGCATGGAATACCAGTAAAACATTTTTCTTCCCTGTTTTAGCCTCCGTGAAAGCTTTATTTAATACAACATCTGCTTTTTCCTGTGCTGCTCCTAACTGAAATAAAAACAGCGCAACAACGATAATAATTTTAGAGTATTTCATTTTTGAATTTTTGTTTAAACCTATACGAATTTAGGTATTTTTCTTTGACATATAACTTTGGGACCAATGAATTTAGTTAAACATTTTGTAATTTAGTCAATGATAAATTGGATTTCTGATATAGTATAAAAAAATGGAATCTTCAATTCTTAAATAAGTTTAAAGATGATTGAAATAAAAAAATATTCTCATCAGTCAGGGCATCCTGAGCCAAGACGCGTCATCAGATACACGCTATTTTGGTGTCATCATGGGAGCGCTGAAATTTTGATTGACGAAAATATTTTTATCCTGAAACCCAATCAGGCCGTAACAATTACTTCAGGACAGTTTCATCAGTTAAAAACAGTTGAAGGAGAACTTACTGCATTGGAATTTACTCTGGACTTCTTCTCTAAAAGTGATAGTGATATTGAACTTATTTTTCACAACGGGCTTTTTTGTCATTTTGGAATGAATGAGATAATCACCGTTCATAATCCTTCATTTTTCTCTGAAACACTGAATACCATTGAAAAAGAAATTCTGGAGCAGCCTTACCAATATCTGATTTCTACACATTCTCTGGTAGAATTGCTGTTGGTAGAAATCAACCGCAGTAAAATTGCCAACGGTGATGAAATCTGGAAACCGGATGCTTTATTCTTAAAATTCCTTGAAAGTGTCAGAAAGAATTTCAAAAACAATTATCAGGTCTCTCATTTTGCTGATCTCCTTGGAACTACTGAAGCCAAACTGAATGAAGTTTCAAAACTCCACACAAGCAAAACTGCTCAGAATGTTATCTACAGCCTTATTATTTCTGAAGCGAAAAGACTTTTACTGTATGAAAAACTATCGGTAAAGGAAATTGCTTATCAGCTGGGCTTCAATGATCCTTTCTACTTTTCAAATTTCTTTAAAAAGCATACTTCACGTTCTCCTAAAGATTATCAAAAGGCAGTAAAGGAAATCTAAAAGAAGCCAGGCAACAAAAAATATACAGCCTTATCATCACTTCCCGCTTCCAACTCCTCTCTTCCCTCCTCTTCCTGCATTAAATATTATATGCTTTTCCCGGAATTGTCTATTCTTTAGACAATGGTTTTCCCTGAACTTTGTACTGTAATTAAGACCTAAAAATTATAAGTATGAAAACGCAACAGGACACCGCCGTTTTTTTATTGAGGATAGCTCTGGCATTCGGATTTTTATCAGCCGTAGCAAGCAGGCTGAATCTTTGGGGAGCGCAATCTTCAGGCTGGAAAAAGTTTGTGGACTATACCGCTGAAACAAATTCATTTTTACCGCAGTCATGGGCTTCCATAATAGCCGTATTGTCTACAGCTGCTGAATTATCAATCGGTATTCTGCTTCTTGTAGGTTATCTGGTAAAAGGAACTGCACGGTGCGCCTCTATTCTTACTTTATTTTTTGCGGTTGCGATGAGTATTTCTTTTGGCATTAAAGAGCCTTTAGATTATTCTGTTTTTGTATTCTGCGCCGGAGCATTTCTCCTGAGTACTTTCTCCCGTTATCAATGGAGTTTAGACCAATTTTTACAACAATAACAATTAAAATTTATATATCATGAACACCAACATCCACGATTACATCGTAAAAACAGAACAAAAAGAATGGCAACCTTTAATTGAAAAAGGAATTCATTATGAAGGTATTTTTGTAAAATCTTTAAAATTCGATCCGGAGAAAAACCGTTCTACCAGCATTCTTTTAAAATTTGAACCGGGAGCCAGCTATCCTTATCACAATCATCCTGCCGGAGAGGAACTTTTTATTATGGAAGGTGATGCTACTATTGCAGGAGCCCAACTTGAAAAAGGAGATTATCTGTATACTCCACCCAATTTTAAACATTCAGTAAAGTCTGAACAAGGTTGTACGATTCTTTTTGTAATTCCTGAAGAAGTGGAGATTCTTTAATTCCAAAACAAAACCACAGTAAACTTACTGTGGTTTTTATGATTAAAAAAGGATTGGAATTATTTCAAAACTGTTTTGTCCGCTGACATTGGTCTGAAAACAATTAATGTTTTTTTCTTTCTCACAATATCTACCAAAGTCTGGACTGAAAAGGTGAGAATAATATACAGTACAATAAGCACCATTACATAGCCAATACTATGCTGTCTGTACCCAAAAATACCTTTTCCCCATGAGATCAGTATCCATTGGATCATATACATTGAAGTCAGGTTTCTGCTGCAATATTTTAAAACTTTAATTGCCTTATTTTCCTTGCTGTTTACCGTGAGAGTATAGATAATCCACAGGAAGATC is a window from the Chryseobacterium indologenes genome containing:
- a CDS encoding helix-turn-helix domain-containing protein; the encoded protein is MIEIKKYSHQSGHPEPRRVIRYTLFWCHHGSAEILIDENIFILKPNQAVTITSGQFHQLKTVEGELTALEFTLDFFSKSDSDIELIFHNGLFCHFGMNEIITVHNPSFFSETLNTIEKEILEQPYQYLISTHSLVELLLVEINRSKIANGDEIWKPDALFLKFLESVRKNFKNNYQVSHFADLLGTTEAKLNEVSKLHTSKTAQNVIYSLIISEAKRLLLYEKLSVKEIAYQLGFNDPFYFSNFFKKHTSRSPKDYQKAVKEI
- a CDS encoding cupin domain-containing protein; the protein is MNTNIHDYIVKTEQKEWQPLIEKGIHYEGIFVKSLKFDPEKNRSTSILLKFEPGASYPYHNHPAGEELFIMEGDATIAGAQLEKGDYLYTPPNFKHSVKSEQGCTILFVIPEEVEIL
- a CDS encoding DUF7674 family protein, whose translation is MMKVQMQTINQKIAVEYLKFFYPPLRNEITQLSVQDNFAGIMQATVNYLKKLLQESKISIIAHHLKLMDSIYKNGDSYVRTMIENLFVRSFESFKKHAKIQHWKLLYQYMPVSFQIIYNEQQKQDMIYFGK
- a CDS encoding thioredoxin family protein, translated to MKYSKIIIVVALFLFQLGAAQEKADVVLNKAFTEAKTGKKNVLLVFHASWCKWCKMMEKNMDLPEAKPIFDKRFVTAYVDVQERGDKKSLENPGGQELMNKYKGENAGLPFWLILNPKGEVLADSFDAKGENLGSPATPEEVTAFIAKLEKSSKLSKEESQIIEKVFVKK
- a CDS encoding DoxX family membrane protein encodes the protein MKTQQDTAVFLLRIALAFGFLSAVASRLNLWGAQSSGWKKFVDYTAETNSFLPQSWASIIAVLSTAAELSIGILLLVGYLVKGTARCASILTLFFAVAMSISFGIKEPLDYSVFVFCAGAFLLSTFSRYQWSLDQFLQQ